A window of Methanofollis sp. genomic DNA:
CGCTTTGCCTCCGAGGACGGGCACTTCAAGATCTCGCGCGAGGATGCCAGGGACTTCTCGGTCCGTGACCTCGAACGAATCTGCCCCCTCGACGAGATCGATGGCATTGCGGTATGCTATTCGATGGGAGACGGCATATCGACCATCACTGACATCCGCAGGGTCGAGAACCGCGGCGTCGTCTCTCAGGAGGGCGCGGGCAAGCACATCGGCGGGGGCAC
This region includes:
- a CDS encoding methanogenesis marker 12 protein, producing the protein MFIGIDHGTTAMRFASEDGHFKISREDARDFSVRDLERICPLDEIDGIAVCYSMGDGISTITDIRRVENRGVVSQEGAGKHIGGGTRVFDEVAASGIPAVVMPGIHRGSPTDPRFKAYSHQTSPEKIGIAYEVCH